The region AATGTTCAACAAGAATATTTAGATGATATTGAACTTATGTGCAAAATGCTTCAAAAAGAGAATCAAAATGATACAACTTTAGATTATGCAATATTTGGATTTTATCTAGATATATCTAGTAGTGCAAGGAAAAAAGCGCAAGTAAGACTTGATGCATTAATAGAATCTTTTGATAAAATAGTATCAAAATTTAAAAATCTTAAATCAACTTTTAAAGGAGGCCAAATAAAAAAAATTGAAAAAGTTGGAGAATGGTGTATAGGATGTTACATCATTGAACCATCGTTATAACTTTGAGGACAAAAAAGTAGGACAAAATTTAAGGAGTTAAAATATGAAAAAAATTGTAAAAGCATTAGCTTTAAGTGGTATTGTTACTTGTTCATTATTAGCAAGTGATGTTGTTAAAATTGGTGTACAAGCACCTATTACTGGTAAATATGCAAATGAAGGTCAAAGTATCGATAACTTTGTTAAATTATTAGCAAATGAAAAAAATGCTCAAGGTGGGCTTTTAGGTAAAAAAATCGAAGTTGTAACTTGTGATGATGAAGCAAAAGCTCAAAAAGCAGCAGTTTGTGCTAAAAAATTAGTAAATGCTGGTGTTATAGCTGTAATTGGTTCATATACTTCTGGTGCAACAGAAGCTGCTCAAACAACATATTATAGAAATAAAGTATTACAAACAAGTGATGGTACTAGTGATTCTTTAATTGCTAAAAAATATTGGACTTTCTTTAGAAATTCTTTTCCAAACTCTTCACAAAGTGACTTTACAGCTGATTATTTTGTAAATCAAAAAAAATATGAGAGAATTGTTGTTTTATCTGATTACTCTTCATACTCAGATGGATTAGGTACAGCAACTGAAGAATCAATTAAAAAAATTGGTGGAAATGTAATTTTTAGAGGTAAAATTAAATCAGGAACTCAAAACTTTACAGCAGTTTTAACAAAAATTAAAGCTATGAATCCAGATGTAATCTATTACTCAGGTTATTATACAGATGGTGGTCTTTTAAGAGCACAACAAATTCAATTAGGTATTGATGCAGATTTTGTTGGTGGGGATTCAAATGACAACCCTGATTTCTATAAATTAGCT is a window of Halarcobacter sp. DNA encoding:
- a CDS encoding branched-chain amino acid ABC transporter substrate-binding protein, whose translation is MKKIVKALALSGIVTCSLLASDVVKIGVQAPITGKYANEGQSIDNFVKLLANEKNAQGGLLGKKIEVVTCDDEAKAQKAAVCAKKLVNAGVIAVIGSYTSGATEAAQTTYYRNKVLQTSDGTSDSLIAKKYWTFFRNSFPNSSQSDFTADYFVNQKKYERIVVLSDYSSYSDGLGTATEESIKKIGGNVIFRGKIKSGTQNFTAVLTKIKAMNPDVIYYSGYYTDGGLLRAQQIQLGIDADFVGGDSNDNPDFYKLAGKASAGTVIINFPTPEILPYKEAKKYLAAYKREFGINPPSIWPVTNADGLRAIFNAVEETKSLDTKTISDYIRNDMKDFPGITGPFNIREDGERVGAKFVVYKLNNNGTKDVVGQ